Proteins from one Coturnix japonica isolate 7356 chromosome 5, Coturnix japonica 2.1, whole genome shotgun sequence genomic window:
- the ACP2 gene encoding lysosomal acid phosphatase, producing the protein MAAGRAGAVLLLMAAWLLPPPVRPRSLRFVTVVYRHGDRSPIKAYPRDPFQESAWPQGFGQLTQVGMRQQWELGQALRQRYRGFLSASYRRQEIFIRSTDYDRTLMSAEANLAGLYPPEEQQMFNPNISWQPIPVHTVPESGETLLKFPLAPCPRYEQLQNETRNSAEYINKTRDNLQFLQMVANETGIRDLSLESVWSVYDTLFCEQAHKMDLPSWVTPDVMTQMKQLKDFGFEFLFGIHHRVEKARLQGGVLLDHIRKNLTKAANAPAHQQLKLLVYSAHDTTLVALQMALDVYNKIQAPYASCHLFELYQEDDGNFSVEMFFRNESGKEPFPLTIPGCQQICPLQRFLELTDPVVPQDWEQECQVASSLRDTGLFVGLAVCGSILLLLIILLLTVLFRIQSQPPGYRHVSNEGEEQA; encoded by the exons atggcggcggggcgggcgggcgccGTGCTGCTCCTCATGGCCGCGTGGCTGCTGCCGCCGCCCGTCCGACCTCGCAGCCTCCGCTTCGTGACGGTG GTGTACCGGCACGGAGACCGCTCGCCCATCAAGGCCTACCCGCGGGACCCCTTCCAGGAGAGCGCCTGGCCGCAGGGCTTCGGGCAGCTCACGCAG GTGGGGATGcggcagcagtgggagctgggCCAGGCCTTGCGGCAGCGGTACCGCGGCTTCCTCAGCGCCTCGTACCGGCGGCAGGAG ATATTCATCCGCAGCACGGATTATGATCGGACGTTGATGAGTGCAGAGGCCAATCTGGCCGGCCTGTATCCCCCAGAGGAACAACAGATGTTTAACCCTAACATCTCCTGGCAGCCTATCCCTGTGCACACAGTGCCGGAGTCCGGGGAAACG CTATTAAAGTTTCCATTGGCCCCCTGTCCACGATATGAACAGCTACAGAATGAAACACGGAACTCAGCAGAATACATAAACAAGACCAGGGACAACTTG CAATTCCTGCAGATGGTGGCAAATGAGACTGGAATCCGGGATCTCTCTCTCGAGTCTGTTTGGAGTGTGTATGACACACTGTTCTGTGAG cAAGCACACAAAATGGATTTGCCGTCATGGGTGACACCAGATGTCATGACTCAAATGAAGCAGCTAAAAGACTTTGGTTTTGAATTTCTGTTTGGGATCCATCATCGGGTAGAAAAAGCTCGTTTGCAAGGCG GGGTCCTGCTGGATCACATTAGGAAAAACCTAACCAAGGCAGCAAATGCCCCTGCCCACCAGCAACTGAAACTACTTGTCTATTCAGCG CATGACACCACACTTGTGGCACTGCAGATGGCTCTAGATGTCTACAACAAGATTCAAGCACCATACGCCTCATGTCATTTATTTGAGCTGTACCAAGAGGATGATGG taatttctcCGTGGAGATGTTTTTCCGGAATGAGAGTGGAAAGGAACCTTTCCCCCTGACAATCCCTGGCTGTCAGCAAATATGTCCATTACAAAGATTCTTGGAACTCACAGATCCTGTTGTTCCTCAGGACTGGGAGCAAGAATGTCAGGTAGCAAGCAGTTTGCGTGACACAG GACTGTTtgtggggctggctgtgtgTGGATCCATTCTCCTTCTCCTTATAATTCTCCTCTTGACTGTACTCTTTCGCATTCAGTCTCAGCCCCCTGGCTACCGGCACGTTTCCAATGAGGGAGAAGAGCAGGCCTGA